The Agromyces atrinae genome window below encodes:
- a CDS encoding ATP-dependent DNA ligase, translating into MAEQTVRVGGRRLRLSNLDKVMYPESGMTKGEVIDYYRRIAPVMIPHITGRPGTRKRWVHGVGTTDEPGAVFFAKDLGPGAPEWVHRATIAHADHDNVYPLIDDLATLVWIAQSAALEIHVPQWRFGAGDTHEPPDRLVLDLDPGEGTGLAECAEVARRARVILSGMGLDPVPVTSGSKGIHLYAPLDGSVDSEQASALAHELARSLEADDPDLVVSRMKRDLRGGKVFVDWSQNSASKTTVAPYSLRGRPLPAVAAPRTWEEIDDPDLRQLTPDEVVQRVEADGDPMARLGFHAGARADDGGGPLASYRAKRVAAKTPEPVPESSVPALAASADDPRFVVQEHHARALHFDFRLEHHGVFVSWAVPKGIPIESSENHLAVQTEDHPLEYGSFEGTIPAGEYGAGDVTIWDEGRYELEKWRADEIIVRLSGRPGGPIGRARYALIRTDGEGEKSSWLLHRMKEGRAPASRATRTATSRARPTAQAPMLASPATRAEIGDREVSVEMKWDGIRAICTIDDGTVRLTTRSRSDVSKRYPELLDLAGAVDAKHAVLDGEIVALDARGRPDFGLLQKRMNLSKEREITREAERTPVRLYLFDVLEIDDESLLEAPLTERRARLEALVTESTTVLVPPTFGDDIDAAVSASLAHGLEGVMVKDPASTYEPGVRSTSWQKLKNSRMQDVVIGGYRPGQGARRGRIGSLLLGIPDDEGLVYVGRVGTGFTDRELDRLGTRLRPLERKTSPFVAVPARESSDAVWVTPKLVGEIEFAEWTASGSVRQASWRGLRPETTAAEVRRES; encoded by the coding sequence ATGGCCGAGCAGACCGTACGTGTGGGCGGCCGTCGACTGCGCCTCTCGAACCTCGACAAGGTCATGTATCCCGAATCGGGCATGACGAAGGGCGAGGTCATCGACTACTACCGCCGCATCGCGCCCGTGATGATCCCGCACATCACGGGTCGCCCGGGGACGCGCAAGCGCTGGGTGCACGGCGTCGGCACGACCGATGAGCCGGGCGCGGTCTTCTTCGCGAAGGACCTCGGCCCGGGTGCGCCCGAGTGGGTGCACCGCGCGACGATCGCGCACGCCGACCACGACAACGTCTACCCGCTCATCGACGACCTCGCGACGCTCGTCTGGATCGCGCAGTCGGCGGCGCTCGAGATCCACGTGCCGCAGTGGCGTTTCGGCGCGGGCGACACCCACGAGCCGCCCGACCGGCTCGTGCTCGACCTCGACCCGGGTGAGGGCACCGGCCTCGCCGAGTGCGCCGAGGTGGCACGCCGAGCCCGCGTCATCCTCTCGGGAATGGGGCTCGATCCCGTTCCCGTGACGAGCGGCAGCAAGGGCATCCATCTCTATGCGCCGCTCGACGGGTCGGTCGACTCCGAGCAGGCATCGGCCCTCGCCCACGAGCTCGCCCGATCGCTCGAGGCCGACGACCCCGACCTCGTCGTGAGCCGCATGAAGCGCGACCTCCGCGGCGGCAAGGTCTTCGTCGACTGGAGCCAGAACAGTGCGTCGAAGACGACCGTCGCGCCGTACTCGTTGCGCGGGCGACCCCTGCCGGCCGTCGCGGCGCCGCGCACGTGGGAGGAGATCGACGACCCCGACCTCCGCCAGCTGACCCCCGACGAGGTCGTCCAGCGCGTCGAGGCCGACGGCGATCCGATGGCGCGCCTCGGCTTCCACGCGGGTGCGCGAGCGGATGACGGCGGCGGGCCGCTCGCGTCCTATCGGGCGAAACGCGTCGCCGCGAAGACGCCCGAACCGGTGCCCGAGAGTTCGGTGCCCGCGCTCGCGGCCTCCGCCGACGACCCGCGTTTCGTCGTGCAGGAGCACCACGCGCGCGCCCTGCACTTCGACTTCCGTCTCGAGCACCACGGCGTCTTCGTGAGCTGGGCGGTGCCGAAGGGCATCCCGATCGAGTCGAGCGAGAACCACCTCGCCGTGCAGACCGAGGACCACCCGCTCGAGTACGGCTCGTTCGAGGGCACGATCCCCGCGGGCGAGTACGGTGCGGGCGACGTGACGATCTGGGACGAGGGGCGTTACGAGCTCGAGAAGTGGCGCGCGGACGAGATCATCGTGCGCCTCTCGGGTCGACCGGGTGGGCCGATCGGTCGGGCTCGCTACGCGCTCATCCGTACCGACGGCGAGGGCGAGAAGAGCTCGTGGCTGCTGCATCGCATGAAGGAGGGGCGCGCGCCCGCGAGCCGTGCGACGCGAACCGCGACGAGCCGCGCGCGCCCGACCGCCCAGGCGCCGATGCTCGCCTCGCCCGCGACGCGCGCCGAGATCGGCGATCGCGAGGTCTCGGTCGAGATGAAGTGGGACGGCATCCGCGCGATCTGCACGATCGATGACGGCACGGTGCGCCTCACGACGCGCAGCCGCTCGGATGTGTCGAAGCGATACCCCGAGCTCCTCGATCTGGCGGGAGCCGTCGACGCGAAGCACGCGGTGCTCGACGGCGAGATCGTCGCTCTCGATGCGCGCGGCCGCCCCGATTTCGGTCTGCTGCAGAAGCGCATGAACCTGTCGAAGGAGCGGGAGATCACCCGCGAGGCCGAGCGCACGCCGGTACGTCTCTACCTCTTCGACGTGCTCGAGATCGACGACGAGTCGCTCCTCGAGGCGCCCCTGACCGAGCGACGCGCGCGCCTCGAAGCCCTCGTCACCGAGTCGACGACCGTGCTCGTCCCCCCGACGTTCGGCGACGACATCGACGCCGCCGTGTCGGCGAGCCTCGCGCACGGGCTCGAGGGCGTCATGGTCAAGGACCCCGCCTCGACGTACGAACCCGGCGTGCGATCGACGAGCTGGCAGAAGCTCAAGAACTCGCGCATGCAGGATGTCGTCATCGGCGGCTACCGGCCGGGCCAGGGCGCGCGGCGCGGGCGGATCGGATCGCTCCTCCTCGGCATCCCCGACGACGAGGGTCTCGTGTACGTCGGCCGTGTCGGCACCGGCTTCACCGATCGCGAGCTCGACCGTCTCGGCACCCGGCTCCGGCCCCTCGAGCGGAAGACGAGCCCGTTCGTCGCCGTTCCCGCACGCGAGTCGTCGGATGCGGTGTGGGTGACGCCGAAGCTCGTCGGCGAGATCGAGTTCGCCGAGTGGACGGCATCGGGCAGCGTGCGTCAGGCGTCGTGGCGGGGCCTCCGACCCGAGACGACGGCCGCCGAGGTCCGACGCGAGTCGTAG
- a CDS encoding sugar transferase: MSTHAWSPAPQLPDLRIVSPLGADATAPIAVVSPKTGVRWARRYRTQVRATDIGVILFAIAAAFVVTDGGVLSVSGVATALLFGAAWAIALDLQRTRDPRIVGIGAAEYKSVVNASALAFGAVAVIVAIAQVPDTRFYFMFALPAGIVVLLVERWLWRHWLHRQRANGHYVSRSIVVGNRCDVEYVVGQLDKHSGAGYAVVGAALIDDERHAVVAGRLAVPVVSGIDGVADAARQIGADAVIVAGQPAEGGDFIRHLGWELERTDAELVLSSRLADIAGPRIHLRPVEGMPLIHVEIPHFSGGKHVFKRLVDVVLSSVALVVLLPVLLGIAALVRLDSPGPVLFKQRRVGRQGETFEMLKFRSMVPTAERDLDGLLDRSDGNGVLFKMRNDPRVTRIGRVLRRYSLDELPQIWNILVGHMSVVGPRPPLPTEVEAYTGHVERRLFIKPGLTGMWQINGRSELSWDESVRLDLYYVENWSLTGDLMIIWRTFKTVIRPTGAY; this comes from the coding sequence GTGAGCACCCACGCGTGGAGCCCGGCCCCGCAGCTCCCCGATCTGCGTATCGTCTCGCCGCTCGGCGCTGACGCGACGGCCCCCATCGCCGTCGTCTCGCCGAAGACCGGCGTCCGCTGGGCGCGCCGCTACCGCACCCAGGTGCGCGCGACCGACATCGGCGTCATCCTCTTCGCGATCGCCGCAGCGTTCGTCGTGACCGACGGAGGCGTGCTGAGCGTCTCCGGCGTCGCGACCGCACTGCTCTTCGGCGCGGCCTGGGCGATCGCCCTCGACCTGCAGCGCACCCGCGACCCCCGCATCGTCGGTATCGGAGCGGCCGAGTACAAGAGCGTCGTGAACGCGAGCGCGCTCGCCTTCGGCGCCGTCGCGGTCATCGTCGCCATCGCGCAGGTGCCCGACACGCGCTTCTACTTTATGTTCGCGCTGCCCGCCGGCATCGTCGTCCTGCTCGTCGAGCGGTGGCTCTGGCGTCACTGGCTGCACCGCCAGCGGGCGAACGGGCACTACGTGTCGCGGTCGATCGTCGTCGGCAACCGGTGCGACGTCGAGTACGTCGTCGGCCAGCTCGACAAGCACTCGGGGGCGGGATACGCGGTCGTCGGAGCAGCGCTCATCGACGACGAGCGTCACGCCGTCGTCGCCGGCCGCCTCGCGGTGCCCGTCGTCTCGGGCATCGACGGTGTCGCCGACGCCGCGCGGCAGATCGGTGCGGACGCCGTGATCGTCGCCGGCCAGCCCGCCGAGGGCGGCGACTTCATCCGTCACCTCGGCTGGGAGCTCGAGCGCACCGACGCCGAGCTCGTGCTCTCGAGCCGCCTCGCCGACATCGCCGGCCCGCGCATCCACCTCCGCCCCGTCGAGGGGATGCCGCTCATCCACGTCGAGATCCCGCACTTCTCGGGCGGCAAGCACGTCTTCAAGCGGCTCGTCGACGTCGTGCTGTCGTCGGTCGCGCTCGTCGTGCTCCTGCCGGTCCTGCTCGGCATCGCGGCGCTCGTGCGACTCGACTCCCCCGGCCCCGTGCTCTTCAAGCAGCGTCGGGTCGGTCGCCAGGGCGAGACGTTCGAGATGCTCAAGTTCCGCTCGATGGTGCCGACCGCCGAGCGCGACCTCGACGGACTCCTCGACCGCAGCGACGGCAACGGCGTGCTGTTCAAGATGCGGAACGACCCGCGCGTGACGCGCATCGGCCGCGTCCTCCGGCGCTACTCGCTCGACGAGCTCCCGCAGATCTGGAACATCCTCGTCGGCCACATGAGCGTCGTCGGCCCGCGCCCGCCGCTGCCGACCGAGGTCGAGGCGTACACCGGGCACGTCGAGCGGCGTCTGTTCATCAAGCCGGGCCTCACGGGCATGTGGCAGATCAACGGCCGCTCGGAACTGAGCTGGGACGAGAGCGTCCGGCTCGACCTCTACTACGTGGAGAACTGGTCGCTCACGGGCGACCTCATGATCATCTGGCGGACCTTCAAGACCGTCATTCGTCCGACGGGAGCGTACTGA
- a CDS encoding DNA/RNA non-specific endonuclease, translating into MGYDRDFLGVDLPFPTTDDAGGAPAAGETLLDYVHFSVLLDHDRRLARVTGVNIDGAQLIDLGRSDDWRLDERARAEWQAGPAVYARNDLDRGHLVRRRDPVWGDDAAAANADTFVYPNAAPQASGFNQSKELWLGLEDHVLAYAETNDSRLSVFTAPVFGDDDPRYRGIRVPLLFWKVAAWVDDGELAAVAFLLDQSPVLDRGELERPVTAGPPPLGPFRTFQVAVTRIESLAGVDLGSLAAADRLPAAVGVRSTRPLASLADIVL; encoded by the coding sequence ATGGGCTACGACCGCGACTTCCTCGGTGTCGATCTTCCGTTTCCGACGACGGATGACGCGGGAGGGGCGCCGGCGGCCGGCGAGACACTCCTCGACTATGTGCACTTCTCGGTGCTGCTCGACCACGACCGCCGCCTCGCACGGGTGACCGGAGTGAACATCGACGGCGCGCAGCTCATCGATCTCGGGCGCTCCGACGACTGGCGGCTCGACGAACGGGCGCGCGCGGAATGGCAGGCCGGGCCGGCGGTCTACGCGCGGAACGACCTCGATCGCGGGCACCTCGTGCGTCGCCGCGACCCCGTGTGGGGCGATGACGCGGCGGCGGCGAACGCCGACACGTTCGTCTACCCGAACGCGGCGCCGCAGGCGAGCGGTTTCAACCAGTCGAAGGAACTCTGGCTTGGGCTCGAAGACCACGTGCTCGCGTACGCCGAGACGAACGACTCCCGGCTGAGCGTCTTCACGGCTCCCGTCTTCGGCGACGACGACCCCCGGTATCGCGGCATCCGGGTTCCCCTGCTGTTCTGGAAGGTCGCGGCCTGGGTGGATGACGGCGAGCTCGCCGCGGTCGCCTTCCTCCTCGACCAGTCGCCCGTGCTCGATCGCGGTGAGCTCGAGCGCCCCGTGACCGCCGGGCCGCCGCCGCTCGGGCCGTTCCGTACGTTCCAGGTCGCGGTGACCCGCATCGAGTCGCTCGCGGGCGTCGACCTCGGCTCGCTCGCGGCCGCCGACCGTCTTCCCGCGGCGGTCGGTGTGCGGAGTACGCGACCGCTGGCATCCCTCGCCGACATCGTGCTCTGA
- a CDS encoding DMT family transporter: protein MRSIVAVLLAAVCFGTTGTAAALLATGSTDDASALSLGAARIVIGGGALALIAFVVARRRGARTASAATGALRRLPSWLIMGIGAAGIVAYQPAFFAGTAANGVAVGTVVALGSAPVITGALDWVVHRRFPGGVWLVATLIATIGVAVLGFADGTAPGGADPLGLLASLGAGASYAVYTLASKELLDRGASPTGAMGALFGTAAVASLPLLLSTDLSWLAHPAGIATALWLGLVTTTLAYVLFARGLAGLRASTVATLTLAEPLTASILSLAVLHEPLSAGATLGLVILAGGIVVLTVGSRPRRPVNV from the coding sequence ATGCGTTCGATCGTGGCCGTCCTCCTCGCCGCCGTCTGCTTCGGCACGACGGGCACGGCGGCCGCCCTGCTCGCGACCGGGTCGACGGATGACGCGAGCGCTCTCTCCCTCGGCGCGGCGCGCATCGTCATCGGCGGCGGCGCACTCGCCCTCATCGCGTTCGTCGTCGCGCGACGTCGAGGCGCACGCACGGCGAGCGCGGCCACCGGAGCGCTCCGCCGCCTCCCGTCGTGGCTCATCATGGGCATCGGTGCCGCGGGCATCGTCGCCTACCAGCCGGCGTTCTTCGCGGGAACGGCGGCGAACGGCGTCGCCGTCGGCACGGTCGTCGCTCTCGGGTCGGCACCCGTCATCACGGGAGCGCTTGACTGGGTCGTGCACCGCCGATTCCCGGGCGGCGTGTGGCTCGTCGCTACGCTCATCGCGACGATCGGCGTTGCCGTGCTCGGCTTCGCCGACGGAACCGCGCCGGGCGGAGCCGACCCGCTCGGACTCCTCGCCTCGCTCGGGGCCGGCGCCTCGTACGCCGTCTACACGCTCGCGAGCAAAGAGCTCCTCGACCGCGGTGCGAGCCCGACGGGCGCGATGGGTGCGCTCTTCGGAACGGCCGCCGTCGCGAGCTTGCCGCTGCTGCTCTCGACCGATCTCAGCTGGCTCGCGCACCCCGCGGGTATCGCAACGGCGCTCTGGCTCGGACTCGTCACGACGACACTCGCCTACGTGCTCTTCGCGCGCGGCCTCGCGGGGCTCCGCGCCTCGACCGTGGCGACGCTCACCCTCGCCGAACCGCTCACGGCGAGCATCCTCAGCCTCGCCGTACTGCACGAACCGCTCTCGGCGGGCGCGACGCTCGGACTCGTGATCCTCGCCGGCGGCATCGTCGTCCTCACCGTCGGTTCGCGCCCGCGTCGCCCGGTGAACGTGTGA
- a CDS encoding cold-shock protein, which produces MATGTVKWFNAEKGFGFITPDDGSADVFAHFSAIQSSGYRSLEENQKVEFETARGPKGLQAENIRPL; this is translated from the coding sequence ATGGCAACAGGCACTGTGAAGTGGTTCAACGCGGAGAAGGGCTTCGGCTTCATTACCCCCGATGACGGAAGCGCCGACGTGTTCGCGCACTTCTCGGCTATCCAGTCGAGCGGCTACCGCTCGCTGGAAGAGAACCAGAAGGTTGAATTCGAGACCGCCCGCGGTCCGAAGGGCCTCCAGGCGGAGAACATCCGCCCCCTCTGA
- a CDS encoding GntR family transcriptional regulator — translation MSPRRRPAPGPTLATSIADDLRTRILSGDLEPGIALREEQIAASTGASRHTVRAALATLNAENLVESVPYRGSRVARLDDDAARALAEFRGALEAEAVRLLGSRDESSWTDALEPARAAVERVRSATTWAEAEAAHADVHLALVAAAGSPRITAAYAGLGAEMRLLLLHIRPHYDAESLADEHAAYLDDVVTRGTDAVHAHLARSTALVTRPREVNPPR, via the coding sequence GTGAGCCCGCGGCGGCGGCCCGCGCCCGGCCCGACCCTCGCGACATCGATCGCCGATGACCTGCGTACGCGCATCCTCTCGGGCGATCTCGAGCCGGGAATCGCCCTCCGCGAGGAGCAGATCGCCGCATCGACGGGAGCGTCGCGGCACACCGTGCGTGCCGCCCTCGCGACGCTGAACGCCGAGAACCTCGTCGAGTCGGTGCCGTATCGCGGGTCGCGTGTCGCCCGACTCGACGATGACGCCGCGCGCGCCCTCGCCGAATTCCGCGGGGCGCTCGAGGCCGAGGCGGTGCGGTTGCTCGGGTCACGCGACGAGTCATCGTGGACGGATGCGCTCGAACCGGCGCGTGCCGCCGTCGAGCGGGTGCGTTCGGCGACGACGTGGGCCGAAGCAGAGGCCGCGCACGCCGACGTGCACCTGGCCCTCGTCGCCGCGGCCGGCAGCCCGCGCATCACCGCGGCGTACGCGGGGCTCGGCGCCGAGATGCGGCTGCTGCTCCTCCACATCCGCCCGCACTACGACGCCGAGTCGCTCGCCGACGAGCACGCGGCCTACCTCGACGACGTCGTGACTCGCGGCACCGACGCCGTGCATGCGCACCTCGCGCGCTCGACCGCCCTCGTCACCCGCCCCCGAGAGGTCAATCCACCCCGGTGA